TCGAGCAGCTGAAGCGGCAACCGGAGCTGTGCAAGGCGGCCGTCGAGGAGCTGCTGCGCTACACCCCCGCCGTGCCCTTCATGCACCGCGTGGTGGCGGAGGACCTCGAGCTGCGCGGGCGCACCCTGCGCAAGGGCCAACTGGTGTTCCTCGGCATCGCCGCCGCCAACCGGGATCCGAACGTGTTCGCCGACCCCGGCCGCTTCGACATCACCCGCCAGAACAACAAGTACGTGTCGTTCGCCTTCGGGCCCCACCTGTGCCTCGGCGCCGGGCTCGCCCGCCGCGAGCTGGAGCTGGCCCTGCGGACCCTGGTGTGCCGCATGCCGGACCTCCGGCTCGACGAGCAGCGGCCGCCGCGCCTCAAGTGCAACAGCCTGCTGTTCCGGGGGTTCGACTCGCTGCCCGTCCGCTGGTGAGCTGTCCATCCCCGGCGGGTTCGAATCCCGCCGGGGACACCGGGAGGAGGGAGCGAGCAAGCCGAGAGCCCTCCGGGGAGGGCGCTCTGTTACGGTGCGTGCTTCCCGCGGCGCACCCGGAGTCCTCACCTTGACACAAGCCCTCGCCACCATCTTCCTCGTGGACGACGATGAGTCCGTGCTGCGGGGGCTGGGGCGGCTGCTGCGGGCCGCCGGCCATGCCACGAAGCCCTTCGCTTCGCCCTCCGAGTTCCTCGCGCAACTGTCCGGGGACACGCCGGGCTGCGCCGTGCTGGACCTGCGGATGCCGGAGCTGAACGGGCTGGAGCTGCAGCAGGCCATGGAGTCCAGGAACTGCCACCTGCCTGTCATCTTCATCTCCGGCCACGGGGATGTGCCGGCCAGCGTCAGGGCCATGAAGGCCGGCGCCGTGGACTTCCTCCTGAAGCCCTTTGATGAGCAACAACTGCTGGGAGCCATCTCCCAGGCCTTGCTCAAGGACGCGGCGGCCCGTACCGGCCGCGCCGAGACAGCCGCGCTGCAGGCCCGTCATGCCGTCCTCACGCCCCGCGAGCGCGAGGTCTGCGCGCTGGTGGCCCAGGGGATGACCAACCGGGAGGTCGCCCAGCGGCTGGGCACCACCGAGAAGACCATCAAGGTGCACCGCGCCCGCGTCATCCAGAAGCTGGACGTGGACTCGGTGGCGGAGTTGGTGCGGTTCGTGGATCGGCTGGGCCAGGGCTGAGCCCGCGCGGTGTAAGCACAAGGGCCAATATCCACTTCCCGACATTTCAGGTAGAGAGCGGGGCGCACGCTGGCTGTCTCCAGCGGAACCCAGCGTGCGTCACGGGGTGCCTGGCGACCGCTCGAACCCGGGCGGCGGCGCCATGTTCGGGCACGACCTCGCCCCACCCTGGAGCCATCTGCCACGCCATCGGAGAACCTGGCGTTCCGCGTTTCCAACGCCCATGCCGGGCGTATCACGAGGAGAGTTCATGTCTTGTTTGCTTTCGAAGTGGCTCGCGGCGCCAGCCACCGCGGTGCGCGCCGGACTGGTGCTTGGACTGGCCATCAGCACCCTCGCCGCTTGTAACGGCAGAGGACCGCCGGCCCACGGAGGGCCGGTGGCCCAGGACGGCACCCTCGAGACGGCGGAAGACACGCCCCTCGAGGTGCACCTGCCGGCCAGCCACAACGAGGCACTCACCTTCAGTATCGTCGACGCGCCGGACCACGGCACGCTGAGTGAGCTCAGCGCCGATGGCTTCGTCACCTACACCCCCGGCGCCGACTACAACGGCGAAGATGCCCTCACCTTCCGCGCCACCAACCGCAAGGGCCAAAGCGCCCAGGCCACGGTGACCCTCACCATCACGCCGGTGAACGACACGCCCACCCTTTCCCCGGTGGCCAACCAGAGCATCACCGCTGGCGGCTCCACCGGAGACCTGGCCTTCACCGTGGGCGACGTGGAGACCGCCGCGGACAGCCTCACGGTCACCGCCAC
The sequence above is drawn from the Archangium gephyra genome and encodes:
- a CDS encoding response regulator transcription factor codes for the protein MTQALATIFLVDDDESVLRGLGRLLRAAGHATKPFASPSEFLAQLSGDTPGCAVLDLRMPELNGLELQQAMESRNCHLPVIFISGHGDVPASVRAMKAGAVDFLLKPFDEQQLLGAISQALLKDAAARTGRAETAALQARHAVLTPREREVCALVAQGMTNREVAQRLGTTEKTIKVHRARVIQKLDVDSVAELVRFVDRLGQG